From a region of the Erythrobacter neustonensis genome:
- a CDS encoding cysteine desulfurase family protein, translating into MIYLDYQATTPLAPEAREAMLRWLGGPDSDTFGNPHSPHRMGRMAAAAVEAARENVAAMMPEGGRVIFTSGATEALNMVLLGTAGDVITFATEHAAVLDCAGAVEAQGRRFTVLPVLADGRADLDALRAAITPETGLVAIMAVNNEIGVIHPIEDAVAIARETGASVLVDAVQALGRLPLTPSRRHLAPDYIAVSAHKIHGPKGIGALWVAKGAQIEPLVHGGGQEARVRSGTLSPALCAGFGAACRLAAEGLEAQMFHVKHLANIARDLLADWQVNGSLDHRWPGNLNLRREGLDVARLMSDCRQVMFSAGSACASGSGRPSHVLRAIRLSDAQAKSSIRLGFGRYTTEADIEAAAVMLNDAAREQGF; encoded by the coding sequence ATGATCTACCTCGACTATCAGGCCACCACCCCGCTAGCGCCCGAGGCGCGCGAGGCGATGTTGCGCTGGCTCGGCGGGCCGGACAGCGACACTTTCGGCAATCCGCACAGCCCGCACCGGATGGGCCGCATGGCCGCCGCCGCAGTCGAGGCGGCGCGGGAGAATGTGGCCGCAATGATGCCGGAAGGGGGCCGCGTGATCTTCACCAGCGGCGCGACCGAGGCGCTCAACATGGTGCTGCTGGGCACTGCGGGCGATGTAATCACCTTCGCGACCGAACATGCCGCCGTGCTCGATTGCGCGGGCGCGGTCGAAGCGCAGGGGCGGCGGTTCACCGTGCTGCCGGTGCTTGCCGATGGCCGCGCCGACCTTGATGCCCTGCGCGCCGCGATCACGCCCGAAACGGGGCTGGTCGCGATCATGGCGGTTAATAATGAAATCGGTGTGATCCACCCGATCGAAGACGCCGTCGCCATCGCAAGGGAGACCGGCGCCAGCGTGCTGGTCGATGCGGTCCAGGCCCTTGGCAGGCTGCCTTTGACCCCCTCCAGACGCCATCTAGCCCCCGATTACATCGCGGTTTCGGCGCACAAGATCCACGGCCCCAAGGGGATCGGCGCGCTATGGGTGGCCAAGGGCGCGCAAATTGAGCCGCTGGTTCACGGCGGCGGACAGGAGGCCAGGGTGCGCTCAGGCACCCTTTCGCCCGCGCTTTGCGCCGGTTTCGGGGCCGCTTGCCGCCTCGCTGCCGAGGGGCTTGAGGCGCAAATGTTTCACGTGAAACATTTGGCGAACATTGCCCGTGATCTTCTGGCCGATTGGCAGGTCAACGGCAGTCTCGACCACCGCTGGCCCGGCAATCTCAACCTGCGCCGCGAAGGGCTGGATGTGGCACGCTTGATGAGCGATTGCCGGCAGGTGATGTTCTCCGCCGGAAGCGCCTGTGCCAGCGGGTCGGGGCGGCCAAGTCACGTGTTGCGGGCGATCAGGCTGTCCGATGCCCAGGCAAAATCGTCTATCCGTCTGGGTTTCGGGCGTTATACCACCGAAGCCGATATCGAGGCTGCGGCGGTCATGCTGAACGATGCGGCAAGGGAGCAGGGTTTTTGA
- a CDS encoding 2Fe-2S iron-sulfur cluster-binding protein → MTITFIDPRGKPVEVAADSGDNLLRVGQAAGLPLEGTCEGQMACSTCHVIVAPEWFDRLLPAAEEEEDMLDFAAGARRTSRLSCQIELTAEMDGLTVTIPAASTDARRM, encoded by the coding sequence ATCACGATCACGTTCATCGATCCGCGCGGCAAACCGGTCGAAGTCGCCGCTGACAGCGGGGATAACCTGCTGCGTGTGGGCCAGGCGGCTGGCCTCCCGCTCGAAGGCACCTGCGAGGGGCAGATGGCATGCTCGACCTGCCACGTCATCGTCGCGCCCGAATGGTTCGACCGGCTATTGCCCGCGGCCGAAGAGGAAGAGGACATGCTCGATTTTGCCGCGGGCGCGCGGCGCACTTCGCGGCTGTCGTGTCAGATCGAACTGACGGCGGAGATGGACGGATTGACCGTGACCATCCCCGCGGCCAGCACCGATGCAAGGCGGATGTGA
- a CDS encoding type 1 glutamine amidotransferase domain-containing protein, with protein sequence MQHVLIISTDGFEQSELMEPKRILEEAGAKTTVASLKEGEIKGWDQKDWGKSVAVDMLVGDVKVDDYDALLLPGGQMNPDILRMEPKVIETIRAFDAAGKPIAAICHAPWLLAEADIIEGKTVTGWPSIRTDLTNAGAAVVDEEVVVDGNFITSRKPEDIPAFANALMAAINMETADAAA encoded by the coding sequence ATGCAGCACGTTCTCATCATTTCGACCGACGGTTTCGAGCAATCGGAGCTGATGGAACCCAAGCGCATCCTCGAGGAAGCCGGCGCTAAGACAACCGTCGCCAGCCTCAAGGAGGGCGAGATCAAGGGCTGGGATCAGAAGGACTGGGGCAAGAGCGTTGCGGTCGACATGCTCGTCGGCGACGTCAAGGTCGACGATTACGACGCGCTGCTGCTTCCCGGCGGGCAGATGAACCCCGACATCCTGCGCATGGAGCCCAAGGTGATCGAGACGATCCGCGCTTTCGATGCCGCGGGCAAGCCGATCGCCGCGATCTGCCACGCGCCCTGGCTGCTGGCCGAAGCCGACATCATCGAAGGCAAGACCGTGACCGGCTGGCCCTCGATCCGCACCGATCTCACCAACGCCGGCGCTGCCGTGGTGGACGAGGAAGTGGTGGTTGACGGCAACTTCATCACCAGCCGCAAGCCCGAAGACATCCCTGCCTTCGCAAACGCGCTGATGGCCGCGATCAATATGGAAACCGCAGACGCAGCGGCGTAA
- the parC gene encoding DNA topoisomerase IV subunit A, whose protein sequence is MANPVLPAEPDDGFDAIVDAPFDAALSERYLVYALSTITARSLPDLRDGLKPVHRRLLWAMRQLKLDPSSAFKKSARVVGDVIGKYHPHGDASVYDAMVRLAQDFALRYPLVEGQGNFGNVDGDNAAAYRYTEARLTRTALELMAGLDEGTVDFIPTYNGEEIEPEIFPGLFPNLLANGSSGIAVGMATSIPSHNVAEIVDATLALIDNPAVTHEELMEIFRGPDFATGGQVIDSPAAISHAYRTGRGAFRLRGRFHAPEAKDEADIAAGIERMGAGQWQLVISEIPYQVPKSKLIEQIAQAIADRKLPILEDVRDESDEAIRIVLVPKSRNVDPELLKESLFKLTDLETRFSLNLNVLDARPGYGRTPMVMGLKELLESWTFAQIDILQRRAQHRLDQIANRLELVRGYIIAYLNLDRVIEIIRTEDEPKPVMMAEFGLTDRQAEAILNMRLRSLRKLEEMQLRKEQDALTAEEAELNALLADPKKQKRKLTKDLKALRKNYAEDTPLGRRRTLIAEAVPTAVFSMEAMIEKAPITVILSQKGWIRAASGHVPLDQEFKYKEGDALAFILHAQTTDKLLLAASDGRFYTLGCDKLPGARGFGEPVRTMVDLESDASISAMMVHKPGGKLLLASSHGKGFVALLDDLLAETRKGRQVVNLKDGAKLAVIRPIGEADDHVAVFGDNRKLVVFNLEELPVMSRGQGVQLQRYRDGGLSDATTFVLGDGLSWQMGGSGERTRTETEIRLWKVARGATGRMPPQGFPKSGKFG, encoded by the coding sequence ATGGCCAATCCCGTTCTTCCTGCCGAGCCCGACGACGGCTTCGATGCGATTGTCGATGCGCCCTTCGATGCCGCCTTGTCCGAGCGATATCTGGTCTATGCGCTCTCGACGATCACCGCGCGCAGCCTGCCCGATCTTCGCGACGGGTTGAAGCCGGTCCACCGCCGCCTGCTGTGGGCGATGCGGCAGCTGAAGCTCGACCCATCCAGCGCCTTCAAGAAAAGCGCGCGCGTGGTGGGCGACGTGATCGGCAAGTATCACCCCCATGGCGATGCCTCGGTATATGACGCGATGGTCCGCCTCGCGCAGGATTTCGCGCTGCGGTATCCGCTGGTCGAAGGGCAGGGCAATTTCGGCAATGTCGATGGCGATAACGCCGCCGCCTATCGTTACACCGAAGCCCGGCTGACGCGCACCGCACTGGAACTGATGGCGGGCCTTGACGAAGGCACGGTCGACTTCATCCCGACCTATAACGGCGAGGAGATCGAGCCCGAGATCTTCCCCGGCCTGTTCCCCAATCTGCTCGCCAACGGGTCGAGCGGGATCGCGGTCGGTATGGCGACCAGCATCCCGAGCCACAATGTCGCGGAAATCGTCGATGCGACGCTCGCGCTGATCGACAATCCGGCGGTGACGCATGAAGAGCTGATGGAAATCTTCCGCGGCCCCGATTTTGCCACCGGCGGGCAGGTGATCGACAGTCCGGCAGCGATCAGCCACGCCTACCGCACCGGGCGCGGCGCGTTCCGGTTGCGCGGGCGGTTTCATGCGCCCGAGGCCAAGGACGAGGCCGATATCGCCGCCGGGATCGAGCGGATGGGCGCAGGGCAGTGGCAGCTTGTCATCTCGGAAATCCCTTATCAGGTGCCCAAGAGCAAGCTGATCGAACAGATCGCGCAGGCGATTGCCGACCGCAAGCTGCCGATCCTCGAAGACGTGCGCGACGAAAGCGACGAGGCGATCCGCATCGTGCTTGTCCCCAAAAGCCGCAATGTCGATCCCGAACTATTGAAGGAGAGCCTGTTCAAGCTCACCGATCTCGAAACGCGGTTCAGCCTCAATCTCAACGTGCTCGACGCGCGCCCCGGGTACGGGCGCACGCCGATGGTAATGGGGCTGAAGGAACTGCTCGAAAGCTGGACCTTCGCGCAGATCGACATCCTCCAGCGCCGCGCGCAGCACCGGCTCGACCAGATCGCGAACCGGCTCGAACTGGTGCGCGGCTATATCATCGCCTACCTCAATCTCGACCGCGTGATCGAGATCATCCGCACCGAGGACGAGCCCAAGCCGGTGATGATGGCCGAATTCGGTCTGACCGACCGGCAGGCCGAAGCGATCCTCAACATGCGGCTGCGCAGCTTGCGCAAGCTTGAGGAAATGCAGCTGCGAAAAGAACAGGACGCGCTGACCGCCGAAGAGGCCGAGCTCAACGCACTCCTCGCCGATCCCAAGAAACAGAAGCGCAAGCTGACCAAGGATCTGAAGGCGCTGCGCAAGAATTACGCCGAGGATACCCCATTGGGCCGCCGCCGCACGCTGATCGCGGAAGCGGTGCCGACCGCGGTGTTCAGCATGGAAGCGATGATCGAGAAGGCACCCATCACCGTGATCCTCAGCCAGAAAGGCTGGATCCGCGCGGCGAGCGGGCACGTGCCATTGGATCAGGAGTTCAAATACAAGGAAGGCGACGCGCTCGCCTTCATCCTCCACGCGCAGACCACCGACAAGCTGCTGCTCGCCGCGTCCGACGGGCGGTTCTACACGCTGGGCTGCGACAAGCTGCCCGGTGCGCGCGGGTTCGGCGAGCCGGTGCGCACGATGGTCGATCTGGAGAGCGATGCGAGCATCAGCGCAATGATGGTCCACAAGCCCGGCGGCAAGCTGCTGTTGGCATCCAGCCACGGCAAGGGCTTTGTCGCGCTGCTCGACGATCTGCTCGCCGAAACGCGCAAGGGCCGGCAGGTGGTGAACCTGAAGGACGGGGCAAAGCTCGCGGTGATCCGCCCGATCGGGGAGGCCGACGATCATGTCGCGGTGTTCGGCGACAACCGCAAGCTGGTGGTCTTCAACCTTGAGGAACTGCCCGTGATGTCGCGCGGGCAGGGGGTGCAGTTGCAGCGTTATCGCGATGGCGGGCTGTCCGATGCGACCACCTTCGTGCTGGGCGATGGCCTCAGCTGGCAGATGGGCGGCAGCGGAGAGCGCACGCGGACAGAAACCGAAATCCGATTGTGGAAGGTGGCGCGCGGGGCAACCGGGCGGATGCCGCCGCAAGGCTTCCCGAAATCGGGCAAATTCGGCTGA
- a CDS encoding CCA tRNA nucleotidyltransferase, with protein sequence MLRDLRTASWTRREGLALLTAALGAENIRWVGGAVRDGLLGVPVHDVDCATRLLPAQVIAACGRAGIRTVPTGIDHGTVTAILKDGPVEITTLRRDVATDGRRATIAFATDWPEDAARRDFTINALYAHPETLEISDYFSGLADLAAGRVRFIGDARQRIAEDHLRILRYYRFQTRFGAELDAEAEEACAELAHTLKGLSRERIAAELLALLALPDPHPTIARMRARGVLPVILPEACPPQIALLAQVIAAEHQQGVAPDPVRRLSALLPPMPEVAETVAARLRLSKVQRGRLIVAAQRTPGDAADPRALAYKLGIAGATDRLLLGGGDASGLQDWSIPVFPLKGGSIVARGITAGPLVARTLQAVEARWVAEGFPDAARIDTLLTEEIARLTP encoded by the coding sequence ATGCTGCGTGATCTGCGGACCGCGTCGTGGACGCGGCGCGAGGGGCTGGCCCTGCTCACCGCAGCGCTGGGGGCGGAGAATATCCGCTGGGTCGGCGGTGCGGTGCGCGACGGATTGCTGGGCGTGCCCGTCCACGATGTCGATTGCGCCACAAGGCTGCTGCCTGCCCAAGTGATCGCCGCCTGCGGGCGGGCGGGCATTCGCACCGTGCCGACCGGGATCGACCACGGCACGGTGACAGCGATCCTTAAAGACGGCCCGGTCGAGATCACCACGCTGCGCCGCGATGTGGCCACCGACGGGCGGCGCGCGACGATCGCATTCGCAACCGATTGGCCGGAGGATGCCGCGAGGCGCGATTTCACGATCAACGCGCTCTACGCGCATCCCGAAACGCTCGAAATCAGCGACTATTTCAGCGGGCTTGCCGATCTCGCCGCAGGCCGCGTGCGGTTTATCGGGGATGCACGCCAGCGGATTGCCGAGGATCACCTGCGCATCCTGCGCTATTACCGCTTCCAGACGCGGTTCGGTGCGGAACTGGATGCAGAGGCCGAAGAAGCCTGCGCCGAGCTTGCGCATACGCTTAAAGGGTTGAGCCGCGAACGGATTGCAGCCGAACTGCTGGCGCTGCTCGCGCTGCCCGATCCCCATCCCACGATCGCCCGGATGCGCGCGAGGGGCGTGTTGCCGGTGATCCTGCCCGAAGCCTGCCCGCCGCAGATCGCGCTGCTGGCGCAGGTGATCGCCGCCGAACACCAACAGGGTGTCGCGCCCGACCCGGTCCGGCGGCTTTCCGCGCTGCTCCCGCCGATGCCCGAAGTGGCCGAAACGGTGGCAGCACGCCTGCGGCTGTCGAAGGTGCAGCGCGGGCGGCTGATCGTCGCGGCGCAGCGCACGCCCGGCGATGCCGCGGACCCGCGGGCGCTGGCCTACAAGCTGGGCATCGCGGGAGCGACCGACCGCCTGCTCTTGGGCGGCGGCGATGCTTCGGGCTTGCAAGACTGGAGCATTCCCGTCTTTCCCTTGAAAGGCGGCAGCATCGTCGCGCGCGGGATCACCGCCGGGCCGCTGGTCGCGCGCACGCTTCAGGCGGTCGAAGCGCGCTGGGTGGCCGAAGGCTTCCCCGATGCGGCGCGGATCGACACGCTGCTCACCGAGGAAATCGCCCGCCTCACCCCCTGA
- a CDS encoding CoA pyrophosphatase has protein sequence MSLHAPLSRAFAQGHAQSVDGLLSDAHFAQGGRATPAAVLVAITDVADDPQVILTQRPRAMRDHPGQVAFPGGKLDPGEDAVTAALREAEEELALPRDAVQVIGASDLYHTGTGFLVTPVVGLVPPGLPLVPNPAEVEAWFEAPLRLLLDPANWTTNEVFWRGANRRYLELEWQGFRIWGVTAAIIANLSRRISLEALHDAA, from the coding sequence GTGAGCCTCCATGCGCCCCTGTCGCGCGCCTTTGCGCAAGGCCATGCGCAGAGCGTTGACGGCCTGTTGAGCGACGCGCATTTTGCGCAAGGGGGCCGTGCGACCCCGGCGGCGGTGCTGGTGGCGATCACCGATGTCGCCGATGATCCGCAGGTGATCCTGACCCAGCGCCCGCGCGCGATGCGCGATCATCCGGGACAGGTCGCCTTTCCCGGCGGCAAGCTCGATCCGGGCGAGGACGCGGTCACCGCCGCGCTGCGCGAAGCCGAAGAAGAACTCGCCCTGCCGCGCGATGCGGTGCAGGTGATCGGGGCCAGCGACCTCTATCACACCGGCACCGGGTTTCTGGTGACCCCGGTGGTGGGCCTGGTGCCCCCCGGGCTACCGCTCGTCCCCAACCCTGCCGAAGTCGAAGCCTGGTTCGAGGCGCCGCTGCGGCTGCTGCTGGATCCCGCCAACTGGACCACCAACGAGGTGTTCTGGCGCGGTGCGAACCGGCGCTATCTGGAACTCGAATGGCAGGGTTTCAGGATCTGGGGCGTGACCGCGGCAATCATCGCCAACCTGTCGCGGCGCATCTCGCTGGAGGCGCTGCATGATGCTGCGTGA
- a CDS encoding DUF1285 domain-containing protein, producing the protein MPYEPPPHLAGLTLAQIAALVDERKLPPIETWTPQQSGESHMVIAADGTWFHEGGEIRREAMVRAFASLLTRDEDGQHWLVTPFEKLRIEVEDAAFIATDCVRTDDALVFRLNTDELVIAGPDHPLRAGGTADAPALYLHARRGCEARLNRSTWAQLAEIALAEGAEDNGWHVASQGAQFRLLP; encoded by the coding sequence ATGCCATACGAACCTCCCCCGCACCTTGCCGGACTGACCCTTGCGCAGATCGCTGCGCTGGTGGACGAGCGCAAGCTGCCCCCGATCGAGACCTGGACCCCGCAGCAAAGCGGCGAAAGCCACATGGTGATCGCCGCCGACGGGACGTGGTTTCACGAAGGCGGCGAAATCCGCCGCGAGGCGATGGTGCGCGCCTTTGCCAGCCTGCTGACCCGCGACGAGGACGGGCAGCACTGGCTGGTCACCCCGTTCGAGAAGCTGCGCATCGAAGTCGAGGATGCCGCCTTCATCGCCACCGATTGCGTGCGCACCGACGATGCGCTGGTGTTCCGGCTAAACACCGATGAACTGGTGATCGCAGGGCCCGATCACCCCTTGCGCGCTGGCGGCACCGCCGATGCGCCGGCGCTCTATCTCCACGCCCGGCGCGGGTGCGAGGCGCGATTGAACCGCTCGACCTGGGCGCAACTGGCCGAGATCGCGCTGGCCGAAGGGGCGGAGGACAATGGCTGGCATGTTGCGAGCCAGGGCGCCCAGTTCCGCCTTCTGCCGTGA
- a CDS encoding GNAT family N-acetyltransferase produces MNAEPSPTQSATLIPLEAVDPAMIEALLDRAFGADRHARTAYRIREGMDWLPGLSLAALDENDMLVGTIQCWPIALQTKQGQVPLVMVGPVAVVPERQGEGFGVGLMSAMIAEDARLAAGGGPALPQVLIGDASYYGRWGFSGAFTGGWRCPGPYEQDRLLARGHGLAAMPAEGMLGPWER; encoded by the coding sequence ATGAACGCCGAGCCCTCTCCGACACAGTCGGCAACGCTGATCCCATTGGAAGCGGTCGATCCGGCGATGATCGAAGCGTTGCTCGACCGTGCCTTCGGCGCCGATCGCCATGCCCGCACCGCCTATCGCATCCGCGAAGGCATGGACTGGCTGCCGGGATTGAGCCTTGCCGCGCTCGATGAAAACGACATGCTGGTAGGCACGATCCAGTGCTGGCCGATCGCGCTGCAGACCAAACAGGGGCAGGTGCCGCTGGTGATGGTGGGGCCGGTCGCGGTGGTTCCCGAACGGCAGGGCGAGGGCTTTGGCGTTGGCCTCATGAGCGCGATGATCGCCGAGGATGCGCGGCTTGCGGCAGGCGGCGGCCCGGCGCTGCCGCAGGTGCTGATCGGCGATGCGTCCTATTACGGACGCTGGGGTTTTTCCGGCGCGTTCACCGGCGGGTGGCGCTGCCCCGGCCCATACGAACAGGACCGGCTGCTCGCCCGCGGGCACGGTCTGGCGGCGATGCCCGCCGAGGGGATGCTGGGGCCGTGGGAGCGTTAG
- a CDS encoding PQQ-dependent sugar dehydrogenase — MIRPVRMLAALSTAAIALASCASADPVETAAASGDIVATTGPATPFASAKVATFEEPWALAFAPGTATLFVTEKSGKLKFIDTATGQEGSVSGVPAVDYGGQGGLGDVAFLPAEKSGPLAGRTIYLSFAEAGEADTRGAAVGMGKLACTSATACSIEGFRVIWRQTPKVTGRGHYSHRLAFSPDGRYLFVASGERQKMQPSQETGNTLGKIVRLNLDGTPAAGNPLAAKGGVNAEIWSWGHRNILGMDWDAQGRLWEVEHGPAGGDELNLVAAGANYGWPVRSNGDHYDGKPIPDHAADDGFAQPTLSWNPVIAPGDMLIYTGAMFPAWKGHALMPGLATEALIDVAITGTTAREAKRYGFEKRLRAIAQGPDGAVWIAEDGKGASLYKLTAR, encoded by the coding sequence ATGATCCGTCCTGTCCGTATGCTCGCCGCTCTTTCGACCGCCGCCATCGCACTGGCAAGCTGTGCCAGCGCCGATCCGGTGGAAACCGCCGCCGCATCGGGCGACATCGTTGCCACCACCGGTCCGGCCACGCCCTTTGCCTCCGCCAAGGTCGCCACCTTCGAGGAACCATGGGCGCTCGCCTTTGCGCCAGGCACCGCAACGCTGTTCGTCACTGAGAAATCGGGCAAGCTCAAATTCATCGACACCGCCACCGGACAGGAAGGCAGCGTCAGCGGCGTGCCGGCGGTGGATTATGGCGGTCAGGGCGGGCTTGGCGATGTCGCCTTCCTGCCGGCCGAAAAGTCAGGCCCGCTCGCCGGACGGACAATCTATCTCTCCTTTGCCGAAGCGGGTGAAGCCGACACGCGCGGCGCGGCGGTGGGCATGGGCAAGCTTGCCTGCACCTCGGCAACCGCGTGCAGCATCGAAGGCTTCCGCGTGATCTGGCGCCAGACCCCGAAGGTCACCGGGCGCGGGCACTATTCGCACCGGCTCGCCTTCTCGCCCGATGGCAGATACCTGTTCGTTGCGAGCGGCGAACGCCAGAAGATGCAACCCTCGCAGGAAACCGGCAACACGCTGGGCAAGATCGTGCGGCTCAACCTCGATGGCACGCCTGCCGCCGGCAATCCGCTGGCTGCCAAGGGCGGCGTCAATGCCGAGATCTGGTCATGGGGCCACCGCAACATTTTGGGGATGGACTGGGATGCGCAAGGCCGCCTGTGGGAGGTCGAACACGGCCCTGCCGGCGGGGACGAGCTGAACCTTGTCGCAGCGGGCGCAAACTACGGCTGGCCGGTGCGGTCGAACGGCGACCATTACGATGGCAAGCCGATCCCCGATCATGCTGCCGACGATGGTTTTGCCCAGCCGACCTTGAGCTGGAACCCGGTGATCGCGCCGGGCGACATGCTGATCTACACCGGCGCGATGTTCCCGGCGTGGAAAGGTCATGCGCTGATGCCTGGTCTTGCCACCGAGGCGCTGATCGATGTCGCGATCACCGGCACGACCGCGCGCGAGGCCAAGCGTTACGGCTTTGAAAAGCGGCTGCGCGCGATTGCGCAGGGGCCGGATGGCGCGGTCTGGATTGCCGAGGACGGCAAGGGCGCCAGCCTTTACAAGCTGACCGCGCGCTGA
- a CDS encoding ribonuclease HII: protein MLGITPEIAASRKSLVIGVDEAGRGPLAGPVVAAAVVLGEGIPTGLDDSKRLSARRRAVLDPQIRQGCGWAVAVVETDEIDRVNIFMATMLAMTRAVDALTAALGRMPHAVLIDGNMTPQGRCAEWRWPARPIVGGDASEPCISAASIIAKEWRDRIMLEAAAAHPHYGWERNKGYGTAEHLEALRTHGATPLHRRSFAPVAQLPLI from the coding sequence ATGCTTGGGATCACTCCGGAAATTGCGGCATCGCGAAAATCGCTGGTCATCGGCGTCGACGAGGCAGGCCGCGGGCCGCTCGCCGGGCCGGTGGTGGCCGCGGCTGTGGTTCTGGGGGAGGGGATACCCACAGGGCTCGACGATTCCAAGCGCTTATCGGCCCGGCGGCGCGCGGTGCTCGATCCCCAGATCCGGCAGGGCTGCGGCTGGGCCGTCGCGGTGGTCGAAACCGACGAGATCGACCGCGTGAATATTTTCATGGCAACGATGCTGGCGATGACCCGCGCGGTCGATGCGCTCACCGCAGCGCTCGGCCGGATGCCGCACGCGGTATTGATCGATGGCAACATGACACCGCAGGGGCGCTGTGCCGAATGGCGCTGGCCTGCGCGCCCGATCGTCGGCGGGGACGCGAGCGAGCCGTGCATTTCGGCCGCCTCGATCATCGCCAAGGAATGGCGCGACCGGATCATGCTTGAGGCTGCCGCGGCGCATCCGCACTACGGCTGGGAGCGCAACAAGGGCTATGGCACCGCCGAGCATCTGGAGGCGCTGCGAACCCACGGGGCGACCCCGCTGCACCGCCGCAGCTTTGCCCCCGTGGCGCAATTGCCGCTGATCTGA
- a CDS encoding site-specific DNA-methyltransferase, which yields MTNEGQVASVIEKVKSRAKSVQKTQEIVRAADLPLGRILPGDCIEAMRSLPSASVDLVFADPPYNLQLGGDLARPDGSHVDAVTDHWDQFDSMAAYDKFTREWLTEARRVLKPDGGLWVIGSYHNIFRVGAILQDLGFWILNDIVWRKTNPMPNFKGTRFTNAHETLIWASMGEKSRYHFNYRAMKTLNDELQMRSDWVLPICSGGERLKENGKKAHPTQKPEALLYRVLLATTEKGDVVLDPFFGTGTTGAVATRLGRQWIGCEREASYRSVAEKRIAKELPLDESALTTMQSPRSAPKVAFGAVVEGGLIPPGSAVFDKKRRWIATVRADGSLEWQGKTGSIHGLGKELQGAPSCNGWTFWHFEKAGDVQPIDAARQLYLLAAED from the coding sequence ATGACAAATGAGGGTCAAGTGGCAAGCGTAATAGAAAAGGTGAAGTCGCGCGCGAAAAGCGTTCAAAAGACGCAGGAAATCGTCCGCGCGGCGGATCTTCCGCTGGGCCGTATCCTGCCCGGCGACTGCATCGAAGCGATGCGTTCGCTTCCTTCCGCCAGCGTCGATCTGGTCTTCGCCGATCCGCCCTATAACCTGCAACTGGGCGGCGATCTGGCGCGTCCGGATGGCAGCCATGTGGATGCGGTGACCGATCACTGGGACCAGTTCGATAGCATGGCTGCCTATGACAAGTTCACCCGCGAATGGCTGACCGAAGCGCGCCGGGTGCTCAAGCCCGATGGCGGGCTGTGGGTGATCGGCAGCTACCACAATATCTTCCGCGTGGGTGCAATCTTGCAGGATCTGGGCTTCTGGATTCTGAACGACATCGTCTGGCGCAAGACCAATCCCATGCCCAATTTCAAGGGCACCCGCTTCACCAACGCGCACGAGACGCTGATCTGGGCGAGCATGGGCGAGAAGTCGCGCTACCACTTCAACTATCGCGCGATGAAGACGCTCAATGATGAGCTTCAGATGCGTTCGGACTGGGTGCTGCCGATCTGTTCGGGCGGCGAACGGCTGAAGGAAAACGGCAAGAAGGCGCACCCGACGCAAAAGCCCGAAGCGCTGCTCTATCGCGTGCTCCTTGCAACCACGGAGAAGGGCGACGTCGTGCTCGACCCCTTCTTCGGCACCGGCACCACTGGCGCGGTCGCAACGCGCCTGGGGCGCCAGTGGATCGGGTGCGAGCGCGAGGCGAGCTATCGCAGTGTCGCGGAAAAACGGATCGCCAAGGAACTTCCGCTCGATGAAAGCGCGCTGACCACGATGCAGTCGCCGCGCTCTGCTCCCAAGGTCGCGTTCGGTGCGGTGGTTGAAGGCGGGCTGATCCCGCCGGGCAGCGCCGTATTCGACAAGAAGCGCCGCTGGATCGCCACGGTGCGCGCTGATGGCAGCCTCGAATGGCAGGGCAAGACCGGCTCGATCCACGGGCTGGGCAAGGAATTGCAGGGCGCGCCGTCGTGCAATGGGTGGACCTTCTGGCACTTCGAAAAGGCAGGCGATGTCCAACCGATCGATGCCGCACGCCAGCTTTACCTGCTCGCCGCCGAAGACTGA